A stretch of Channa argus isolate prfri chromosome 16, Channa argus male v1.0, whole genome shotgun sequence DNA encodes these proteins:
- the isca2 gene encoding iron-sulfur cluster assembly 2 homolog, mitochondrial isoform X1, whose translation MSIVRGAMIKASKSTLLCIARSCTLLKNPNAGQQLTRLSQSPRHLYTAGLQRYSSASIQKSAVSSPPEDEIYLTESCVKVSRHTRLAEIMEKGEYLRIHVEGGGCSGFQYKFSLDRNKNEDDRVFEKGGVGVIMDQDSLEFVKGATVDFSQELIRSTFQVLKNPQADHSCSCGSSFSVKL comes from the exons ATGTCAATCGTGAGAGGAGCTATGATTAAGGCGTCAAAGTCAACATTATTGTGCATTGCTAG GTCATGCACACTTTTGAAAAACCCCAATGCTGGTCAACAGTTAACCCGACTTTCCCAAAGCCCCAGGCACCTCTACACAGCGGGGCTCCAGCGGTACAGCAGCGCCTCAATCCAGAAGTCAGCGGTGTCAAGTCCACCTGAAGATGAAATATACCTCACCGAATCGTGTGTGAAGGtcagcagacacaca AGACTAGCAGAAATCATGGAGAAGGGCGAGTACCTGAGAATACATGTGGAGGGAGGAGGCTGCTCTGGGTTCCAGTACAAGTTTTCATTAgatagaaacaaaaatgaagatGACAG AGTGTTTGAAAAGGGAGGAGTGGGTGTTATCATGGACCAGGACAGTCTTGAGTTTGTGAAAGGAGCCACTGTGGACTTCAGCCAGGAGCTGATCCGCTCTACCTTTCAAGTGCTCAAGAATCCTCAGGCTGATCATAGTTGTTCCTGTGGCAGTTCCTTCTCTGTCAAACTATAA
- the isca2 gene encoding iron-sulfur cluster assembly 2 homolog, mitochondrial isoform X2, protein MSIVRGAMIKASKSTLLCIARSCTLLKNPNAGQQLTRLSQSPRHLYTAGLQRYSSASIQKSAVSSPPEDEIYLTESCVKRLAEIMEKGEYLRIHVEGGGCSGFQYKFSLDRNKNEDDRVFEKGGVGVIMDQDSLEFVKGATVDFSQELIRSTFQVLKNPQADHSCSCGSSFSVKL, encoded by the exons ATGTCAATCGTGAGAGGAGCTATGATTAAGGCGTCAAAGTCAACATTATTGTGCATTGCTAG GTCATGCACACTTTTGAAAAACCCCAATGCTGGTCAACAGTTAACCCGACTTTCCCAAAGCCCCAGGCACCTCTACACAGCGGGGCTCCAGCGGTACAGCAGCGCCTCAATCCAGAAGTCAGCGGTGTCAAGTCCACCTGAAGATGAAATATACCTCACCGAATCGTGTGTGAAG AGACTAGCAGAAATCATGGAGAAGGGCGAGTACCTGAGAATACATGTGGAGGGAGGAGGCTGCTCTGGGTTCCAGTACAAGTTTTCATTAgatagaaacaaaaatgaagatGACAG AGTGTTTGAAAAGGGAGGAGTGGGTGTTATCATGGACCAGGACAGTCTTGAGTTTGTGAAAGGAGCCACTGTGGACTTCAGCCAGGAGCTGATCCGCTCTACCTTTCAAGTGCTCAAGAATCCTCAGGCTGATCATAGTTGTTCCTGTGGCAGTTCCTTCTCTGTCAAACTATAA
- the LOC137101603 gene encoding NPC intracellular cholesterol transporter 2-like yields MDVRTGFTVLFCIIGFTCARKVQFKDCGSTTGKVDSVDIDPCDSTPCQLHKGKSYTVNVTFSSSVDSKTSTAVVHGIIAGVPVPFPVPIEDGCKSGIQCPIQKQITYHYATELPVKSEYPSIKVVVKWELRDDDKHDLFCILFPVEVVN; encoded by the exons ATGGATGTCCGAACTGGTTTCACTGTCTTATTCTGCATCATTGGGTTCACCTGTGCCAGGAAAGTACAGTTCAAAGACTGCG GCTCCACTACTGGAAAAGTGGACTCTGTGGATATAGACCCATGTGACAGTACGCCATGCCAGCTACACAAAGGAAAGTCCTACACTGTCAATGTCACATTCAGCAGCT CTGTGGATAGCAAGACAAGCACAGCAGTAGTCCATGGTATTATTGCTGGAGTTCCTGTCCCCTTCCCTGTTCCCATTGAAGATGGCTGCAAGTCAGGAATTCAGTGTCCTATTCAGAAGCAGATAACCTACCATTATGCGACTGAACTACCTGTGAAGTCTGAGTATCCTAGC aTAAAGGTGGTTGTGAAGTGGGAACTGAGAGATGATGACAAACATGACTTGTTCTGCATCTTGTTCCCAGTTGAGGTTGTGAACTAG
- the gskip gene encoding GSK3-beta interaction protein gives MEIDCQPEESIVSSFDGDCVELGDVKDMRLEAEAVVNDVLFAVEEMYVSQSLNSASDVAYINVEIREGNRYCLELTEAGLRVVGHAFDQVNEDLSTQYHETVYSLLDTLSPGYREAFGNALLQRLERLKQNRH, from the exons ATGGAGATAGACTGCCAGCCTGAGGAGTCCATCGTCTCTTCATTTGATGGGGACTGTGTAGAGCTTGGGGATGTCAAGGACATGAGATTGGAGGCAGAAGCAGTGGTGAACGATGTACTTTTTGCTGTTGAGGAAATGTACGTCTCACAAAGTCTCAACAGTGCGTCAGATGTGGCCTACATAAATGTGGAAATAAGAGAGGGAAATCGGTATTGTCTGGAGCTTACAGAGGCAGGACTCAGG GTGGTGGGCCATGCCTTTGATCAAGTGAATGAGGATCTGAGCACCCAATATCACGAGACTGTTTACTCACTTCTGGACACGCTGAGTCCAGGTTACAGAGAAGCCTTTGGAAATGCTTTGCTTCAGCGGCTGGAGAGGCTAAAGCAAAATAGACACTAA